The Uruburuella testudinis genome window below encodes:
- the tsaB gene encoding tRNA (adenosine(37)-N6)-threonylcarbamoyltransferase complex dimerization subunit type 1 TsaB — translation MQPDFSRPILAIDTSTGYLSLALRSDGQTLLQHTEAGNKQSDLILPHIGGLLAEAGLTAADVGAVVYAQGPGTFTGLRIGIGVAQGLAAPFDLPLIGVPCLDAVAYQIEAACVLAAADARMGEVFYAWFDTVNHRRLSDYQVGSAAAITLPPDTDAAAVRGAGNAFSLADAPPFSGIADMPTAAAYLDLAQTGRYAATDAAQAGLLYVRNKIALTAQEQAARKAGM, via the coding sequence ATGCAGCCCGATTTTTCCCGCCCCATTCTCGCCATCGACACCTCTACCGGCTATCTCTCGCTGGCTTTGCGTTCAGACGGCCAAACTCTGTTGCAGCATACCGAAGCGGGCAACAAGCAGTCTGATTTGATTCTGCCGCACATCGGCGGGTTGCTGGCTGAAGCCGGCCTCACCGCGGCGGATGTGGGCGCGGTGGTGTACGCACAAGGGCCGGGCACGTTTACCGGCCTGCGCATCGGCATCGGCGTGGCACAAGGCTTGGCGGCGCCGTTCGATCTGCCGCTGATCGGCGTGCCGTGTTTGGATGCGGTGGCTTATCAAATCGAAGCCGCGTGTGTTTTGGCGGCGGCCGATGCCCGTATGGGCGAGGTATTTTACGCCTGGTTCGACACCGTAAACCACCGCCGCCTGAGCGATTACCAAGTCGGCAGCGCTGCGGCAATTACACTGCCGCCGGATACGGATGCCGCCGCCGTGCGCGGCGCGGGCAATGCGTTTTCGCTGGCCGATGCGCCGCCCTTCAGCGGTATCGCCGACATGCCGACAGCCGCCGCTTATCTCGATTTGGCGCAAACGGGGCGCTATGCCGCCACCGATGCGGCGCAGGCAGGGCTTTTATATGTGCGTAATAAAATCGCGCTCACGGCCCAAGAGCAGGCAGCGCGCAAGGCAGGCATGTGA
- the rimI gene encoding ribosomal protein S18-alanine N-acetyltransferase, with the protein MIVRTARPEDCAALAALDAQCNPSPWSAAQFQTALNNRHSCVIIMETAAQTPAGFAVWQTLFDESELHLIATAPAQRRQGVAAQLLAEWFQTALSTGVRRCFLEVRASNLAAQALYRKHGFSECGRRRDYYPLPEGGREDAVWMEKIC; encoded by the coding sequence ATGATTGTCCGCACCGCGCGCCCTGAAGACTGTGCGGCACTGGCGGCGCTGGATGCGCAGTGCAACCCGTCGCCGTGGTCGGCAGCGCAGTTTCAGACGGCCTTAAACAACCGCCACAGTTGCGTGATCATCATGGAAACAGCGGCGCAAACACCGGCCGGCTTTGCCGTATGGCAGACTTTGTTTGATGAATCGGAGCTGCATCTGATTGCCACCGCACCGGCGCAGCGCAGGCAGGGTGTGGCGGCGCAATTATTGGCCGAATGGTTTCAGACGGCCTTATCAACCGGTGTGCGGCGCTGTTTTTTGGAGGTTCGCGCTTCTAACCTGGCCGCACAAGCGCTTTACCGCAAACATGGTTTCAGCGAATGCGGCCGCCGTCGCGATTATTATCCGCTGCCCGAAGGCGGGCGCGAAGATGCGGTATGGATGGAGAAAATATGTTAA
- a CDS encoding uracil-DNA glycosylase family protein, with the protein MLSSRYLHLHEALGLGPMWLNRSAKVLPAATAHSLPREMPAPAAAASASHAAAAAPVISEAAQNARLAAMAAVGGQTGNPVPVAKNPPPADNRPSEKTVSTPSRPTDNLERPSEKNTPAPNAPQMPSETQPDDWKQTLAGTINPAQLMVASICPAPEDNASGQLFSGSVGRLLDNMLAAIGLTPDDAHKTSWVKDAPAFSPNPAHEHITAELPRMSAELALSQAKAVLLLGQVFEKPEQADTIARLCGNTPYFIIPHPARLLRQPQLKAQAWATLKQLRQVLES; encoded by the coding sequence ATGTTAAGCAGCCGTTATCTGCACTTGCACGAAGCTTTGGGGCTGGGGCCGATGTGGCTGAACCGAAGTGCAAAAGTGTTGCCCGCAGCCACGGCGCACAGCCTGCCCCGCGAAATGCCTGCCCCAGCGGCTGCCGCTTCGGCAAGCCATGCTGCTGCGGCCGCACCGGTAATTTCCGAGGCCGCACAAAATGCCCGCCTGGCCGCAATGGCGGCGGTTGGCGGCCAGACCGGAAACCCGGTGCCTGTGGCAAAAAACCCACCGCCCGCCGATAACAGGCCGTCTGAAAAAACCGTTTCCACACCAAGCCGCCCGACAGATAATCTTGAAAGGCCGTCTGAAAAAAACACGCCGGCGCCCAACGCTCCACAGATGCCGTCTGAAACCCAACCTGACGATTGGAAACAAACCCTGGCCGGCACCATCAACCCGGCACAATTGATGGTTGCCAGCATCTGCCCGGCGCCGGAAGACAATGCCTCCGGACAGCTGTTTAGCGGCAGCGTCGGCCGGCTGCTGGATAATATGCTGGCCGCCATCGGATTAACGCCCGATGATGCCCATAAAACCAGCTGGGTAAAAGACGCACCCGCATTCAGCCCCAACCCCGCCCACGAACACATCACCGCAGAGCTGCCGCGCATGTCAGCAGAGCTGGCGCTGTCGCAAGCCAAAGCCGTTTTACTGCTGGGGCAGGTGTTTGAAAAGCCGGAGCAGGCCGACACCATTGCCCGGCTGTGCGGCAACACCCCATATTTCATTATCCCCCACCCCGCCCGCCTGCTGCGGCAGCCGCAACTCAAAGCCCAAGCGTGGGCAACGTTAAAACAATTGCGGCAGGTGCTGGAAAGCTGA
- a CDS encoding ClpXP protease specificity-enhancing factor, with protein sequence MSASTKPYILRGLYEWCLDNDQTPHIVAWVNEHTRVPMQYVRDNEIVLNIAPSASHNLIIDNEWISFSARFSGVSHEIWIPVGHVISLFARESGEGMGFEVEAYQTESEKKGEAPLHLLDTPPEPQPEQPLAEPGGQGKKKEVAEDKPKPKKGLKLIK encoded by the coding sequence ATGAGTGCCAGTACCAAACCCTATATCTTGCGCGGGTTATACGAATGGTGTCTGGATAACGACCAGACGCCGCATATTGTCGCATGGGTCAACGAGCATACCCGTGTGCCGATGCAATATGTGCGGGATAACGAAATCGTGCTCAACATTGCCCCGAGTGCCAGCCATAATCTGATTATCGACAACGAGTGGATCAGTTTCTCCGCACGCTTCAGCGGCGTGAGCCATGAAATCTGGATTCCCGTCGGCCATGTAATCAGCCTGTTTGCACGGGAAAGCGGCGAAGGGATGGGTTTTGAAGTAGAGGCCTATCAAACCGAAAGCGAAAAAAAAGGCGAAGCGCCGCTGCATTTGCTCGACACTCCGCCCGAGCCACAGCCGGAGCAGCCGTTGGCCGAGCCGGGTGGCCAGGGTAAGAAAAAAGAGGTGGCGGAAGATAAACCGAAACCGAAAAAAGGATTGAAACTGATTAAGTAA
- a CDS encoding glutathione S-transferase N-terminal domain-containing protein — MMTLYSGITCPFSQRCRFVLFEKGMDFEIKDVDIFNKPEDLAIMNPYNQVPVLVERDLILHESNIINEYIDERFPHPQLMPGDPVMRGRGRLVLYRMEKELFSHVQVLENAEASSKEQSKAREAIGQGLTMLAPAFAKNKYILGDDFSMIDVALSPLLWRLDHYDIKLGKTAAPLLKYAERIFQREAFIEALTPAEKAMRR, encoded by the coding sequence ATGATGACATTATATTCAGGCATCACTTGCCCGTTCAGCCAGCGTTGCCGTTTTGTTTTGTTTGAAAAAGGCATGGATTTTGAAATTAAAGATGTGGATATCTTCAACAAGCCCGAAGATTTGGCCATCATGAATCCCTATAATCAGGTGCCTGTGCTGGTGGAGCGTGATTTGATTTTGCACGAATCCAACATCATCAACGAATATATCGACGAGCGCTTTCCCCACCCGCAATTGATGCCGGGCGATCCGGTGATGCGCGGCCGTGGGCGGTTGGTGCTTTACCGCATGGAAAAAGAATTGTTCAGCCATGTGCAGGTGCTGGAAAATGCCGAGGCCAGCAGCAAAGAGCAAAGCAAAGCCCGCGAAGCCATCGGTCAAGGCCTCACCATGTTGGCGCCTGCATTTGCTAAAAACAAATACATTCTCGGTGATGATTTCTCAATGATTGATGTGGCGCTTTCACCGTTGTTGTGGCGTTTGGATCATTACGATATCAAGTTGGGCAAAACCGCCGCACCGCTGTTGAAATACGCCGAACGTATTTTTCAGCGGGAAGCCTTTATCGAAGCCCTGACGCCTGCTGAAAAAGCCATGCGCCGCTAG
- a CDS encoding cytochrome c1, whose protein sequence is MKNTFKNWFAALLLAAPMSAALAAGGHAEYEKVDIDLGDQVSLQRGAQIFTNYCLSCHSATGMRFNRLQDIGLTEDEIKKNLMFTTDKVGDVMQAAMTPADATKWFGAAPPDLTLIARSRGADYLYAYMRGFYKDPTRPTGWNNTVFDKVGMPHPLWEQQGVRAVELDKDGQPVWEKDEHGNLAPKLYWESTGLHSRRLPNGNVIEKEYDDYARDLVNYLVYMGEPAQMQRKRMGYIALIFLFAVMLPLAYFLKKEYWKDVH, encoded by the coding sequence ATGAAAAATACATTCAAAAACTGGTTTGCTGCCTTATTGCTGGCAGCACCGATGAGCGCGGCGCTGGCTGCGGGCGGCCATGCCGAGTATGAAAAAGTGGATATCGATTTGGGCGATCAGGTAAGTTTGCAACGCGGCGCGCAGATTTTTACCAACTATTGTCTGTCGTGCCACTCTGCGACCGGTATGCGCTTCAACCGCTTGCAGGATATCGGCCTGACTGAAGACGAAATCAAGAAAAACCTGATGTTCACCACCGACAAAGTAGGTGATGTGATGCAGGCGGCCATGACGCCGGCAGATGCGACCAAATGGTTTGGCGCAGCCCCGCCGGATCTGACCTTGATTGCCCGCTCGCGCGGTGCCGATTACCTGTATGCCTACATGCGCGGTTTCTATAAAGACCCGACCCGGCCCACAGGCTGGAACAACACTGTGTTTGACAAAGTCGGCATGCCGCATCCCTTGTGGGAACAGCAAGGCGTGAGGGCGGTTGAATTGGATAAAGACGGCCAGCCGGTATGGGAAAAAGACGAACACGGTAATCTGGCGCCCAAGCTGTATTGGGAATCCACCGGCCTGCACAGCCGCCGCCTGCCCAACGGCAACGTCATCGAAAAAGAGTATGACGATTATGCCCGCGATTTGGTGAACTATCTGGTTTACATGGGCGAGCCTGCGCAGATGCAACGCAAACGCATGGGTTATATTGCGCTGATTTTCCTGTTTGCCGTGATGCTGCCGCTGGCTTACTTCTTGAAAAAAGAGTATTGGAAAGACGTGCATTAA
- a CDS encoding cytochrome b: MANQTNNENKSLLGWVDARFPLSKMMKEHVTEYYAPKNFNFWYFFGSLAMLVLVIQIVSGIFLTMNYKPDGNANAYHLPAAFTAVEYIMRDVSGGWIIRYMHSTGASMFFVVVYLHMFRGLIYGSFKKPRELVWVFGSLIFLALMAEAFMGYLLPWGQMSFWGAQVIINLFSAIPVIGPDLSVWIRGDFNVSDATLNRFFALHVIAVPLVLVGLVVAHLIALHEVGSNNPDGVEIKKLKDENGIPLDGIPFHPYYTVKDILGVVVFLIVFCAIMFFAPEGGGYFLEAPNFDPANAMKTPAHIAPVWYFTPFYAILRAIPSFFGTQVWGVLGMGAAVVLIALLPWLDRSPVKSVRYRGPIFKTMLVLFVISFIGLGILGALPATNLRTVVAQILSFIYFAFFLGMPFYTKMDKDRAVPERVTMSTRKQKVMFFVYVAIAFVGAYLFATNI, from the coding sequence ATGGCAAACCAAACCAATAATGAAAACAAATCATTGTTAGGCTGGGTAGACGCACGTTTCCCTTTGTCTAAAATGATGAAAGAGCACGTAACCGAGTATTACGCGCCCAAAAACTTCAACTTCTGGTATTTCTTCGGCTCGCTGGCCATGCTGGTGCTGGTGATTCAAATCGTCAGCGGCATCTTCCTGACCATGAACTACAAGCCCGACGGCAATGCCAATGCCTACCATCTGCCGGCGGCTTTCACCGCGGTGGAATACATCATGCGCGACGTGTCGGGCGGCTGGATTATCCGTTATATGCACTCCACCGGCGCTTCGATGTTTTTCGTGGTGGTCTATCTGCACATGTTCCGCGGCCTGATTTACGGTTCGTTCAAAAAGCCGCGCGAGTTGGTGTGGGTGTTCGGCTCGCTGATTTTCCTGGCGCTGATGGCCGAAGCCTTTATGGGCTATCTGCTGCCGTGGGGTCAGATGTCGTTTTGGGGCGCACAGGTGATTATCAATCTGTTCTCCGCCATCCCCGTAATCGGCCCTGATTTGTCGGTGTGGATTCGCGGCGACTTCAACGTGTCTGATGCCACGCTCAACCGCTTCTTCGCCCTGCACGTGATTGCCGTGCCGCTGGTGTTGGTCGGCCTGGTGGTGGCGCACTTGATTGCCCTGCATGAAGTCGGCTCCAACAACCCCGACGGTGTGGAAATCAAAAAACTGAAAGATGAAAACGGCATTCCGCTCGACGGCATCCCGTTCCATCCTTACTACACCGTGAAAGACATTCTGGGCGTGGTGGTGTTTCTGATTGTGTTCTGCGCGATTATGTTCTTCGCACCGGAAGGCGGCGGCTACTTCCTCGAAGCGCCAAACTTCGACCCCGCCAATGCGATGAAAACGCCTGCGCACATCGCGCCGGTATGGTATTTCACACCGTTCTACGCCATTTTGCGCGCCATTCCGTCGTTCTTCGGCACCCAGGTTTGGGGTGTGCTCGGTATGGGTGCGGCTGTCGTGCTGATTGCCCTGCTGCCGTGGCTGGACCGTTCGCCGGTAAAATCGGTGCGTTACCGCGGCCCGATTTTCAAAACCATGCTGGTATTGTTTGTGATTTCCTTCATCGGTTTGGGTATTTTGGGTGCATTGCCCGCCACCAACCTGCGCACCGTAGTGGCTCAGATTTTGAGCTTCATCTACTTCGCCTTTTTCCTGGGTATGCCGTTTTATACCAAAATGGATAAAGACCGCGCTGTGCCTGAGCGGGTAACCATGAGCACACGCAAGCAGAAAGTGATGTTCTTCGTTTACGTGGCCATTGCTTTCGTGGGTGCCTACCTGTTTGCAACCAACATTTGA
- the petA gene encoding ubiquinol-cytochrome c reductase iron-sulfur subunit has translation MDNKEINQGRRRFLTLATAGAGGVAALGVATPFVASWFPSEKAKAAGAPVEVDVSKIEAGQLMTVEWQGKPVWVLNRTEEQQKSIPSLDGEMADPKSEVDHQPEYCKNELRSIKDNIFVAIGICTHLGCSPTFRPDVAPADLGAGWKGGFFCPCHGSKFDLAGRVYKGVPAPTNLVIPPYKYLTDTTVLVGDDK, from the coding sequence ATGGATAATAAAGAAATCAATCAAGGCCGCCGCCGCTTCCTCACTCTGGCAACTGCCGGTGCGGGCGGTGTGGCAGCTTTAGGCGTGGCAACGCCGTTTGTGGCCAGCTGGTTCCCTTCGGAAAAAGCCAAAGCCGCCGGCGCCCCCGTTGAAGTGGATGTCAGCAAAATCGAAGCAGGCCAGCTGATGACCGTTGAATGGCAGGGCAAACCGGTTTGGGTGTTAAACCGCACAGAAGAGCAGCAGAAAAGCATTCCCTCGCTAGACGGCGAAATGGCCGACCCGAAATCGGAAGTGGATCATCAGCCCGAATATTGCAAAAACGAATTGCGCTCCATCAAAGACAATATCTTTGTGGCCATCGGCATCTGCACCCACTTGGGCTGCTCGCCGACGTTCCGCCCCGATGTGGCGCCTGCCGATTTGGGCGCAGGCTGGAAAGGCGGTTTTTTCTGCCCCTGTCACGGCTCTAAATTCGACCTGGCCGGCCGCGTGTATAAAGGCGTGCCTGCACCGACCAACCTGGTTATTCCGCCTTACAAATACCTGACCGACACCACCGTTTTGGTGGGTGACGACAAATAA
- a CDS encoding Nif3-like dinuclear metal center hexameric protein, whose protein sequence is MTTRRQIIEWCDHTLQTHLFKDYAPNGLQVEGGNEVRKIITAVTASRAAIDYAAKQGADMLLVHHGMFWKSEPVTITGWKKQRIATLLQHQINLAGYHLPLDAHPELGNNARLAKIMGWQSDYQCGEQNLLNIGRPEQVETLSYWAGELLHKLGRAPVIVGDDAVEIKKIAWCTGGAQSFFQTAIDEGVDAFVTGEISEAQYHLANETAVAFISAGHHATERYGIQALGVAAAHEFGIEVQFFDEQNPA, encoded by the coding sequence ATGACCACACGCCGCCAAATTATCGAATGGTGCGACCACACCCTGCAAACCCACCTGTTTAAAGACTATGCCCCCAACGGCCTGCAAGTTGAGGGTGGAAACGAAGTGCGCAAAATCATCACCGCCGTTACCGCCAGCCGTGCCGCTATTGACTATGCCGCCAAGCAGGGCGCAGATATGCTGTTGGTACACCACGGCATGTTTTGGAAAAGCGAGCCGGTCACCATCACCGGTTGGAAAAAACAGCGTATTGCAACATTGCTGCAACACCAAATCAATCTGGCCGGCTACCATCTGCCGCTCGATGCACACCCCGAATTGGGCAACAACGCCCGATTGGCCAAAATCATGGGCTGGCAGAGCGACTATCAGTGCGGCGAACAGAATCTGCTCAATATCGGCCGGCCGGAGCAAGTAGAAACCTTATCCTATTGGGCGGGTGAGCTGCTGCACAAATTAGGCAGAGCGCCGGTTATCGTAGGTGATGATGCTGTTGAAATCAAAAAAATCGCCTGGTGCACCGGTGGGGCGCAAAGCTTTTTTCAGACGGCCATTGACGAAGGTGTCGATGCGTTTGTGACCGGTGAGATTTCCGAAGCCCAATACCATCTGGCCAACGAAACCGCAGTTGCCTTTATCAGCGCCGGCCACCATGCGACAGAGCGCTACGGCATTCAGGCTTTGGGCGTCGCCGCCGCGCATGAATTCGGCATAGAGGTGCAATTTTTTGACGAACAAAATCCTGCATAA
- a CDS encoding PhoX family protein, with protein sequence MGKPLKNHLIKNSHADDVSNESDNAVFSKVMNVHLSRRSMLQSSGALGVAAALPLGLFGSQNAQAAVLESNMQRTRSLGFKPVPFSSEDKVIVPEGYTARAFYKWGDPVGIPGRMPAFKTDASNTTQEQALQAGMHHDGMAFFSLPLGSDNSNRGLLAMNHEYVDNGLLFKDGAANWDLNKARKGQNAMGVSVVEVQKSGNGWQVVRPSRYARRITANTPMGVTGPARGHDLMKTRADSRGERILGTMQNCANGYTPWGTYLTCEENWSDIFTNSSGNITPLEKRYGIGKEEDGYLWSRVDERFDSSKNPNEPNRFGWVVEIDPFDPKSTPRKHTSLGRFKHEGAKVTVTPDGRLAVYMGDDQRFEYIYKFVSKNKYQPNNRAANMRLLEEGTLYVARFNEDGSGDWLPLVHGQNGLTAANGFADQGEVLVKTRMAADRVGATKMDRPEWITADPFVAGSIYCTLTNNNQRGAEGKPGTDAANPRADNRFGHIIHWQEAGGDGTRTAFKWDILVLAGNSQSHKAEHRGNINGDDFGSPDGLAFDSRGVLWIQTDVSASTVNLKEYAGMGNNQMVATIPGSNEYRRFLTGPNGSEVTGIAFTPDNKTMFINIQHPGEPAAGDSDPAKPTAISSWPDGPAAGRPRAATVVITKNDGGVIGS encoded by the coding sequence ATGGGCAAACCATTGAAAAATCATTTGATTAAAAACAGCCATGCTGATGATGTCAGCAATGAAAGCGATAATGCGGTTTTCTCCAAAGTGATGAATGTGCATTTGTCGCGTCGCAGCATGTTGCAAAGCAGCGGCGCGCTGGGTGTGGCCGCAGCTTTGCCGTTGGGCTTGTTCGGCAGCCAAAATGCTCAGGCGGCGGTGTTGGAAAGCAATATGCAGCGCACCCGCAGTTTGGGTTTCAAGCCGGTGCCGTTTTCCAGTGAAGACAAAGTGATTGTGCCGGAAGGCTATACCGCCCGTGCTTTTTACAAATGGGGCGACCCTGTCGGCATTCCCGGCCGCATGCCCGCCTTTAAAACCGATGCCTCCAACACCACGCAGGAGCAGGCGCTGCAAGCAGGCATGCATCACGACGGTATGGCGTTTTTCTCGCTGCCGCTGGGCTCCGACAACAGCAACCGCGGCCTGCTGGCAATGAACCACGAATATGTCGACAACGGCCTGCTGTTTAAAGACGGTGCCGCCAATTGGGATTTGAACAAAGCCCGCAAAGGCCAAAATGCCATGGGTGTGTCGGTGGTGGAAGTGCAAAAAAGCGGCAACGGCTGGCAGGTGGTGCGCCCCTCGCGCTATGCCCGCCGCATCACCGCCAATACGCCGATGGGCGTTACCGGCCCCGCACGCGGCCATGATTTGATGAAAACCCGTGCCGATTCGCGCGGCGAGCGCATACTCGGCACCATGCAAAACTGCGCCAACGGCTACACGCCCTGGGGCACTTACCTGACTTGCGAAGAAAACTGGAGCGATATTTTTACCAATTCGAGCGGCAATATCACGCCCTTGGAAAAGCGCTACGGCATCGGCAAAGAAGAAGACGGCTATCTGTGGAGCCGGGTAGACGAACGTTTCGACAGCAGTAAAAACCCCAACGAGCCGAACCGCTTCGGCTGGGTGGTGGAAATCGACCCCTTCGATCCTAAATCCACCCCGCGCAAACACACTTCGCTCGGCCGTTTCAAACACGAAGGCGCAAAAGTAACCGTTACCCCCGACGGCCGATTGGCAGTGTATATGGGCGACGACCAACGTTTCGAATACATCTACAAATTTGTATCAAAAAACAAATATCAGCCCAACAACCGCGCTGCCAATATGCGTCTGCTCGAAGAGGGCACGCTGTATGTGGCCCGTTTTAATGAAGACGGCTCGGGCGACTGGCTGCCGCTGGTGCACGGCCAAAACGGCCTGACCGCCGCCAACGGCTTTGCCGACCAGGGCGAAGTGTTGGTCAAAACCCGCATGGCCGCCGACCGGGTGGGCGCCACCAAGATGGACCGCCCCGAATGGATTACCGCCGACCCGTTTGTGGCCGGCAGCATTTATTGCACGCTCACCAACAACAACCAGCGCGGCGCTGAAGGCAAACCCGGCACCGATGCCGCCAACCCGCGCGCCGACAACCGCTTCGGCCACATCATCCATTGGCAGGAAGCCGGCGGCGACGGCACCCGAACCGCTTTCAAGTGGGATATTCTGGTGTTGGCCGGCAACAGCCAATCTCATAAAGCCGAACACCGAGGCAATATCAACGGCGATGATTTCGGCAGCCCCGACGGCCTGGCGTTCGACAGCCGCGGCGTATTGTGGATTCAAACCGATGTGTCTGCATCCACCGTTAATTTGAAAGAATACGCCGGCATGGGCAACAACCAAATGGTGGCCACCATCCCCGGCAGTAACGAATACCGCCGCTTCCTCACCGGCCCCAACGGCAGCGAAGTAACCGGTATTGCGTTCACGCCGGATAACAAAACCATGTTTATCAACATCCAGCACCCGGGCGAGCCGGCGGCAGGCGACAGCGACCCGGCCAAGCCGACCGCGATTTCCAGCTGGCCGGACGGCCCGGCAGCAGGCCGTCCGCGTGCCGCAACTGTGGTGATTACCAAAAACGACGGCGGCGTGATCGGCAGCTGA
- the groL gene encoding chaperonin GroEL (60 kDa chaperone family; promotes refolding of misfolded polypeptides especially under stressful conditions; forms two stacked rings of heptamers to form a barrel-shaped 14mer; ends can be capped by GroES; misfolded proteins enter the barrel where they are refolded when GroES binds): MAAKDVQFGNEVRQKMVKGVNTLADAVKVTLGPKGRNVVLDRAFGGPHITKDGVSVAKEIELKDKFENMGAQMVKEVASKTNDVAGDGTTTATVLAQAIVAEGMKYVTAGMNPTDLKRGIDKAVTALVAELKNISKQCDTSKEIAQVGSISANSDEQIGAIIAEAMEKVGKEGVITVEDGKSLENELDVVEGMQFDRGYLSPYFISDAEKQIAALDNPFVLLFDKKISNIRDLLPVLEQVAKSSRPLLIIAEDVEGEALATLVVNNIRGILKTVAVKAPGFGDRRKAMLQDIAILTGGTVIAEEVGLSLEKATLEDLGQAKRIEIGKENTIIIDGFGDAALIEARVGEIRQQIETATSEYDKEKLQERVAKLAGGVAVIKVGAATEVEMKEKKDRVEDALHATRAAVEEGVVAGGGVALLRARSSLSSVEASNADQEAGVKIVLRAVEEPLRQIVANAGGEPSVVVNKVLEGQGNFGFNAGSGEYGDMIEMGVLDPAKVTRSALQHAASIAGLMLTTDCMIAEIPEDKPAMPDMGGMGGMGGMGGMM, from the coding sequence ATGGCAGCAAAAGATGTACAGTTTGGCAATGAAGTGCGCCAAAAAATGGTTAAAGGCGTCAACACCCTGGCAGATGCCGTTAAAGTAACCTTGGGCCCGAAAGGCCGCAATGTGGTGCTTGACCGCGCGTTCGGCGGCCCGCACATCACCAAAGACGGCGTATCTGTAGCCAAAGAAATCGAATTGAAAGACAAATTCGAAAACATGGGTGCGCAAATGGTGAAAGAAGTGGCCTCTAAAACCAACGATGTGGCCGGCGACGGCACCACCACCGCCACCGTATTGGCACAAGCGATTGTGGCCGAAGGCATGAAATACGTGACCGCCGGCATGAACCCCACCGACCTGAAGCGTGGTATCGACAAAGCGGTAACCGCTTTGGTAGCCGAGTTGAAAAACATTTCCAAACAATGCGATACCTCTAAAGAAATTGCCCAAGTCGGCTCGATTTCGGCCAACTCCGATGAGCAAATCGGCGCGATTATCGCCGAAGCAATGGAAAAAGTGGGCAAAGAAGGCGTGATTACCGTGGAAGACGGCAAATCGCTGGAAAACGAGTTGGACGTGGTAGAAGGCATGCAGTTTGACCGCGGTTACCTGTCGCCTTACTTCATCAGCGATGCCGAAAAACAAATTGCCGCTTTGGACAATCCGTTTGTATTGCTGTTTGACAAAAAAATCAGCAACATCCGCGACCTGCTGCCGGTGTTGGAGCAAGTGGCCAAATCCAGCCGCCCGCTCTTGATCATCGCTGAAGACGTGGAAGGCGAAGCGCTGGCCACTTTGGTGGTGAACAACATCCGCGGCATCCTGAAAACCGTGGCGGTGAAAGCACCGGGCTTCGGCGACCGCCGCAAAGCCATGCTGCAAGATATCGCCATCCTCACCGGCGGCACCGTGATTGCCGAAGAAGTCGGCTTGTCGCTCGAAAAAGCCACTCTGGAAGATTTGGGTCAGGCCAAACGCATCGAAATCGGTAAAGAAAACACCATCATTATCGACGGCTTCGGTGATGCGGCGCTGATTGAGGCGCGTGTGGGCGAAATCCGCCAGCAAATCGAAACCGCTACCAGCGAATACGACAAAGAAAAACTGCAAGAGCGCGTGGCCAAACTGGCCGGCGGTGTGGCCGTAATCAAAGTCGGCGCTGCCACCGAAGTGGAAATGAAAGAGAAGAAAGACCGCGTGGAAGACGCGCTGCACGCAACCCGTGCCGCCGTTGAAGAAGGCGTGGTGGCCGGCGGCGGCGTGGCACTGTTGCGTGCCCGTTCTTCTTTGAGCAGCGTAGAGGCTTCCAATGCCGACCAAGAAGCCGGTGTGAAAATCGTGTTGCGTGCTGTTGAAGAGCCGCTGCGCCAAATCGTGGCCAATGCCGGCGGCGAACCGAGTGTGGTGGTAAACAAAGTGTTGGAAGGCCAAGGCAACTTCGGCTTCAATGCAGGCAGCGGCGAATACGGCGACATGATTGAAATGGGCGTACTCGACCCGGCCAAAGTAACCCGCTCTGCGCTGCAACACGCCGCGTCGATTGCCGGCCTGATGCTGACCACCGACTGCATGATTGCCGAAATCCCGGAAGACAAACCGGCCATGCCTGATATGGGCGGCATGGGTGGAATGGGCGGCATGGGCGGTATGATGTAA